A single region of the Amphiprion ocellaris isolate individual 3 ecotype Okinawa chromosome 4, ASM2253959v1, whole genome shotgun sequence genome encodes:
- the LOC111563958 gene encoding reticulon-3-B-like isoform X5 produces the protein MADSTSSSSDSSSSSSSSLRDLTHSALQLIHWREPKKSAMAFSLSLLVLVSVATLSVISVVSYLMLACLCVTITFRVYKSVIQAVQKSEEGHPFRSLLEKDISVSSESVRQLADQFLIHLNWFSSQTRRLLLVQDLVDSLKLAAAMWVMTYVGAVFNGVTILILDSD, from the exons ATGGCCGactccaccagcagcagctccgactcttcatcctcctcctcctcctcactcagAGACCTCACACACTCAG CCTTACAGCTCATCCACTGGAGGGAACCCAAGAAGTCCGCGATGGCGTTCAGCTTGTCGCTGCTTGTTCTCGTCTCTGTGGCAACGCTGTCTGTCATCAGCGTGGTGTCCTACCTGATGCTGGCCTGCCTCTGTGTCACCATCACCTTCAG GGTTTATAAATCTGTGATCCAGGCGGTGCAGAAGTCTGAGGAAGGTCATCCATTCAg GTCTCTGCTGGAGAAGGACATCTCAGTGTCCTCAGAGTCGGTCCGGCAGCTGGCTGATCAGTTTCTGATCCACCTGAACTGGTTCAGCAGCCAGACCAGGCGGCTGCTGCTGGTCCAGGACTTGGTGGACTCTCTCAAG CTGGCTGCAGCCATGTGGGTGATGACGTACGTTGGAGCTGTGTTTAATGGAGTCACCATCCTGATTCTTG
- the LOC111563958 gene encoding reticulon-3-B-like isoform X4, which yields MADSTSSSSDSSSSSSSSLRDLTHSALQLIHWREPKKSAMAFSLSLLVLVSVATLSVISVVSYLMLACLCVTITFRVYKSVIQAVQKSEEGHPFRSLLEKDISVSSESVRQLADQFLIHLNWFSSQTRRLLLVQDLVDSLKLIVIMFQLAAAMWVMTYVGAVFNGVTILILDSD from the exons ATGGCCGactccaccagcagcagctccgactcttcatcctcctcctcctcctcactcagAGACCTCACACACTCAG CCTTACAGCTCATCCACTGGAGGGAACCCAAGAAGTCCGCGATGGCGTTCAGCTTGTCGCTGCTTGTTCTCGTCTCTGTGGCAACGCTGTCTGTCATCAGCGTGGTGTCCTACCTGATGCTGGCCTGCCTCTGTGTCACCATCACCTTCAG GGTTTATAAATCTGTGATCCAGGCGGTGCAGAAGTCTGAGGAAGGTCATCCATTCAg GTCTCTGCTGGAGAAGGACATCTCAGTGTCCTCAGAGTCGGTCCGGCAGCTGGCTGATCAGTTTCTGATCCACCTGAACTGGTTCAGCAGCCAGACCAGGCGGCTGCTGCTGGTCCAGGACTTGGTGGACTCTCTCAAG CTGATTGTCATCATGTTTCAGCTGGCTGCAGCCATGTGGGTGATGACGTACGTTGGAGCTGTGTTTAATGGAGTCACCATCCTGATTCTTG
- the LOC111563958 gene encoding reticulon-3-B-like isoform X3, with amino-acid sequence MADSTSSSSDSSSSSSSSLRDLTHSALQLIHWREPKKSAMAFSLSLLVLVSVATLSVISVVSYLMLACLCVTITFRVYKSVIQAVQKSEEGHPFRSLLEKDISVSSESVRQLADQFLIHLNWFSSQTRRLLLVQDLVDSLKLIVIMFQLAAAMWVMTYVGAVFNGVTILILADIIFFTTPLIYQKKKTQIDRQIELVRSRLEETLQK; translated from the exons ATGGCCGactccaccagcagcagctccgactcttcatcctcctcctcctcctcactcagAGACCTCACACACTCAG CCTTACAGCTCATCCACTGGAGGGAACCCAAGAAGTCCGCGATGGCGTTCAGCTTGTCGCTGCTTGTTCTCGTCTCTGTGGCAACGCTGTCTGTCATCAGCGTGGTGTCCTACCTGATGCTGGCCTGCCTCTGTGTCACCATCACCTTCAG GGTTTATAAATCTGTGATCCAGGCGGTGCAGAAGTCTGAGGAAGGTCATCCATTCAg GTCTCTGCTGGAGAAGGACATCTCAGTGTCCTCAGAGTCGGTCCGGCAGCTGGCTGATCAGTTTCTGATCCACCTGAACTGGTTCAGCAGCCAGACCAGGCGGCTGCTGCTGGTCCAGGACTTGGTGGACTCTCTCAAG CTGATTGTCATCATGTTTCAGCTGGCTGCAGCCATGTGGGTGATGACGTACGTTGGAGCTGTGTTTAATGGAGTCACCATCCTGATTCTTG ctgaCATCATCTTCTTCACCACCCCACTGATCTACCAGAAGAAGAAG
- the LOC111563960 gene encoding serine/arginine-rich splicing factor 7 codes for DTPVPLCSVLYLSSSPVLLSSAKTKVYVGNLGTEAGKGELEWALGFYGPLRTVWIARNPPGFTFVEFEDSGDADDAVRGLDGKAILGSRVGVQLCSGTPRRSRFDRWTPAINKRYEAGDNGRSAYDCHRYSGRSWRSRSHNGSCETLEGCRPSFIRPKIPTTSRVTLLSGLSQCHHL; via the exons GATACACCTGTACCTTTGTGTTCAGTGTTGTACCTgtcctcctcacctgtcctaCTGTCCTCTGCAAAGACCAAGGTGTACGTGGGAAACCTGGGAACGGAGGCAGGTAAAGGAGAGCTGGAGTGGGCCTTGGGGTTCTATGGGCCCCTCAGAACCGTCTGGATCGCCAGGAACCCTCCAGGTTTCACCTTCGTGGAGTTTGAAGATTCTGGAGACGCCGACGACGCTGTTAGAGGTTTGGATGGAAA GGCGATCCTCGGCAGTCGGGTTGGGGTCCAGCTCTGCAGCGGGACGCCTCGTCGTTCTCGGTTCGACCGTTGGACCCCAGCGATAAATAAACGCTACGAGGCCGGAGACAACGGTCGCTCCGCCTACGACTGTCACCGCTACAGTGGGCGGAGCTGGAGGAGCAG GTCTCATAATGGTTCCTGTGAGACTCTTGAAGGTTGTAGACCATCATTCATCCGCCCCAAAATACCGACGACTTCTAGAGTAACGCTTCTGTCAGGTCTCAGTCAGTgccatcatctgtag